In the Candidatus Tisiphia endosymbiont of Melanophora roralis genome, AACCAAAGCATTATAGCCATCCCTTTCTAGGGTCTTTTGTCCCACTACTTGGCAATCTTCAACTTGTAGAAAAGTAACAGTAGCTCTCTCACCCTTTTCATTAAAAATTGAACTCATACCAATTTTTTTAGCAATTAAACCGGTTCTCATTACTCAACACTCTCTAACTTAATCTCAACATCAACACCAGCAGGCAAATCAACTTTTTTTAAAGCATCAACAGTCTGAGGAGTTGGATAACTTATTATCAAAAGTCTTTTCTGAATTCTAATCTCAAATTGCTCCCTTGATTTTTTATTGACATGCGGAGACCTATTAACGGTAAATCTCTCAATTGTCCTTGGCAACGGAATTGGACCAATTATATCAGCACCGGTTCTTTTAACAGCCCCTACTATTTCTCTAGTACCTTGCTCAAGCGAGCGGTGATCAAACGACTTTAAACGAATTTTGATTTTTTGATTATTTTTCATTAACTAAACCTTTTTATAAACAGCTAGACCAGTCAAAGCACATTCTTTAATAGATTTACTCTAATTAAACATATTTTGCCTAACCCTAAAAAAATAGTCATCCTGAAATTTTTCAGGATGACTATTTCTTATTATTTTATAATCTTTGATACTACACCGGCTCCTACTGTCCTACCACCTTCACGTATAGCAAAACGTACGCCCTCTTCCATAGCTATTGGAGCGATCAATGCAATTTTCAGATTCGCATTATCACCAGGCATCACCATTGTTTTACCATCTTTCAAAGTGATTTCTCCAGTTACATCAGTCGTTCTAAAATAAAACTGTGGTCGATATTTATCTGTAAATGCTGTATGACGACCACCTTCTTTTGTGGTAAGTACATAAACTTCAGCTTCAAACTCAGTATGCGGAGTTATACTTCCAGGCTTAGCTAACACTTGACCTCTGCATACATCTTCTCTTTTAGTTCCACGCAGTAATATACCAACATTATCACCGGCTTCACCTTGATCTAATAGCTTCTTAAACATTTCCACACCAGTACAAGTAGTTTTTTGAGTATCTCTTATACCGACAATCTCTACCTCTTCACCAACTTTTACTATACCTTTTTCGATTCTACCAGTAACAACCGTACCTCTTCCAGAAATAGAAAATACATCTTCTATTGACATTAAGAAAGGTTTATCTGTATCTCTCTCAGGTTGAGGTATATATTCATCAATAGCATTCATCAACTCTTTAATCGCAGCTTCACCTTCAGGTTTTCCTTCTAGAGCCTGTAAAGCTGAACCTCTGATAACTGGTATATCATCTCCAGGAAAATCATACATTGATAAAAGTTCTCTGACTTCCATTTCTACTAAGTCAAGCAATTCTGGATCATCAACCATATCAACTTTATTCAAAAATACAACTATTGCAGGTACGCCAACTTGCTTAGCAAGCAATATATGTTCCCTTGTTTGAGGCATTGGACCATCAGCAGCAGATACTACCAATATAGCAGCATCCATTTGAGCTGCACCACTTATCATATTCTTTATATAATCTGCGTGACCAGGACAGTCAATGTGAGCATAATGCCTTTTTTTAGTTCTATATTCAACGTGAGCAGTAGCAATAGTTATACCCCTTTCCCTCTCTTCAGGAGCTTTATCAATGTCATCATAATTAGTAGCCTGTGCTCCACCTTCTTTTGATAACACTAAAGTTATTGCAGCTGTTAAAGAAGTCTTACCATGATCTACGTGTCCTATAGTACCTATATTACAATGGGGTAGATCCCTTTCAAATTTTACCTTTGCCATAATTCATTCTCCACAATTTAAGATTTAATACAATTTAACATAAAAATACAAATTTATCCAATTTCCAATTATCACCAATACTCTTGGAGCGGGTGATGGGAATCGAACCCACGTGGCCAGCTTGGAAGGCTGGAGCTCTACCATTGAGCTACACCCGCGTATCTACCTAACCAACTTGTGGTGGAGGAAGAAGGATTCGAACCTTCGTACGCTCACGCGGGCAGATTTACAGTCTGCTGCCATTGACCACTCGGCCATTCCTCCAAAGAATTTACGCAAGTATTAAATGGTCTAATTAAACGTAAAGCATATATATAACTTAGTATAAGTACCAACAAATCTTCTTTGCTCTTTTCCAAGGACATTTGAACTTCGGGCTATAAGCCTTTATAAATAAGGATATAACCCTTAAACAACATCAGTATCATTCCTGCGTAATCGCATGGGTGTTAACTTAAGAAGCCTCTATATCCTTCCCGCGGCGGGAATCCAAAAAACAGCCTAAATGGCTGTTAGGTATCATGGACTTGCCTACACGGGAAGGACATCTTTTTTGTTATAAAGCTGAAACTCAAATGACCCCGGCTCTTTTCTCTTGAACTATCCTAAATAAGCTAATATTAAACTTACATTACTTCAGAACGTTTATCAGTTGTAACTTTCTATAATAAATAGTAGTTTGTGTCAAGAATAAATTACTCTAGGTTCTAATAAGATGAGAAATAAAGCTAAAATTTCTAAAGATTTGCACTATATATACGGCAAACATCCAGTATTTGCAGCATTAAGCAACCCAAAACGTTATATTCAAAATGTTTTATGTACAGAAGATATTTTCAATTTGCACAAAAATTTAATCTCTAACCACCCGTATGAGATTACCAACATAGATTACTTAACCCGTCTTTTTGGTTCAAATCATAATCATCAGGGAATAGCCGCTAACGTTAAAAGTATCTTCTCTAATCGTATTGAAGATATTGACATAACTATTCCTAATTGTAAAGTTGCTATTTTGGATCAAATAACCGATCCACAAAATATTGGTGCTATTATTCGTAGTGCAGCTTCTTTTGACATCACGACCATAATATTACCTCTAGATAATGCACCTGATGAAAATGCTACCATAGCAAAAACAGCTTCTGGAGCTTTAGAGCTAGTACAAATGGTTAAAGTCACTAATTTAAGGTGGTCAATAGAATATCTAAAAAAACATGGGTTTTGGATTATTGGTCTTGATGGCAACGCAAAACAATCTTTAAGTACAAAAATATTTTCAGATAAAATGGCAATAGTACTTGGCTCTGAAGATAAAGGAATCAGACGTCTAGTTAAAGAAGCATGTGATCATTTAGTTAAAATACCCATTTCAAGTAAAGTAGAAAGCTTAAATGTCTCAAATGCTGCTGCAATAGCGTTTTATTTGATTTCATTAGAGGCAAAATAAATAAAGCTTAATTATATAACATGAATTTTTAGCAAAATTATACTAGAAAATTAAGTAATTTTGTATATAACGACCAACCATAATCCGTTTTAAACGGATTAGAAATTTAATGATGAGTAAGAATTATATGCTAAATTTAGAATATGACAATGACAAAATATTAAAATTATTAGAAAAAGCTAAAAACAGCATAGGAACTAGCACCTTAACTATTGACAACAATATATTGAGAGCCATTGGTTTTGAAGGAATCCAGTATATTTTACAAAATAAAGTGCAATTTTCAGGAATGCTTGATAATGTTGATTCTATTAAGATTGACTATCTTAATAAAGATGATTTTGATGACTTTAAAGAGTTTATTTTATCAACCCCTCCGCTACAATATATACAACTAGATTGCCATAATTGCTATGATAATCACATTACATCTTTAAGCATAACATCTGGAGTAGAAATTAAATTTAGTGCAAACGATACTTTAATTAAAAATTTTTATAGCCAAGTTAAGGACTGTGATGCTAATAATCTAAGCAATGATGACTTAGCTAAGTTTGTAAAGAATGCTTGTAATACCTATAATGAAACGAAATCTACAAATAACAAATCAATGCAGTATCTTCATACTTTAAAAATACTCATAAATTTTGATTTTACTGCAATTGATCAACTACATTCTAATCTTAAAGATAAATTAAAATCTATAATATGAATCACAAGAGGTAAAATCAGAAATTTACCATTTACAACTAGTTTACGTTATCATGACCAAGATCTTACAGAAACATATGTTGCTTTTGTTGCAAATAAAATTTGGAAAGATCACAATAAGATTGACCAAGAATCAATTGAAATGTTTATGAGTATGATGACATCTAATACTAATTATTTTTTAAGATAGAATTATTAATTCTATTCCAACTGGTGATAGACCTAATATTAATTATACCTGTTAATTCTATATTGAAAGATAATTAGTATAAAAATGCTCATTTTACTGAATATGTAGGGATTGCAAGAGCCGCTTCTTATAACGGGGAATTTCATAAAAATCTATCAACAAACTTACATAGTTTTATTGCTAAAGCTACATTGGAGCATCATCCAAATAAAGAGTATATGATAACTGTTCCAGCCTCACATATGAGAGCAATATTAATTAAATCATTTGAAGATAATGGCAAGAATAGTAAGATTTTTATAGGAGATAATAATAC is a window encoding:
- the rlmB gene encoding 23S rRNA (guanosine(2251)-2'-O)-methyltransferase RlmB, with protein sequence MRNKAKISKDLHYIYGKHPVFAALSNPKRYIQNVLCTEDIFNLHKNLISNHPYEITNIDYLTRLFGSNHNHQGIAANVKSIFSNRIEDIDITIPNCKVAILDQITDPQNIGAIIRSAASFDITTIILPLDNAPDENATIAKTASGALELVQMVKVTNLRWSIEYLKKHGFWIIGLDGNAKQSLSTKIFSDKMAIVLGSEDKGIRRLVKEACDHLVKIPISSKVESLNVSNAAAIAFYLISLEAK
- the rpsJ gene encoding 30S ribosomal protein S10, yielding MKNNQKIKIRLKSFDHRSLEQGTREIVGAVKRTGADIIGPIPLPRTIERFTVNRSPHVNKKSREQFEIRIQKRLLIISYPTPQTVDALKKVDLPAGVDVEIKLESVE
- the tuf gene encoding elongation factor Tu translates to MAKVKFERDLPHCNIGTIGHVDHGKTSLTAAITLVLSKEGGAQATNYDDIDKAPEERERGITIATAHVEYRTKKRHYAHIDCPGHADYIKNMISGAAQMDAAILVVSAADGPMPQTREHILLAKQVGVPAIVVFLNKVDMVDDPELLDLVEMEVRELLSMYDFPGDDIPVIRGSALQALEGKPEGEAAIKELMNAIDEYIPQPERDTDKPFLMSIEDVFSISGRGTVVTGRIEKGIVKVGEEVEIVGIRDTQKTTCTGVEMFKKLLDQGEAGDNVGILLRGTKREDVCRGQVLAKPGSITPHTEFEAEVYVLTTKEGGRHTAFTDKYRPQFYFRTTDVTGEITLKDGKTMVMPGDNANLKIALIAPIAMEEGVRFAIREGGRTVGAGVVSKIIK